acacgatcaatatattatttttataaattaaaaaaataatttaacaatcCATCCTCTACAAATTTTACAACTcccaaaattttgtaaaatactgtagtttctaatattaaaaaattacccacattcttatttaatatctaaaaaattgaATCTAAATATGACATACCCGATTTATTATGCTTTTTCCATTTATTTATTCGGTAGTTCAGCAACTATTGACTATTGTGCAGCGCATTATTAGCAAGCGACTCAAAGTTGCTCATTATTGATGCTAGAGGTAGAGCAGTAGAGGTGACAGAATTTATTCTTTCGAAAacatttgataattaaaaaattaaaaatgttattcatacactaaaattagttattaaaattagtcatcaatatatttatatataaatatatataatctaatttatttttttagatcgAATTAGATACCCGCAAATATCAATCCTAACTGCAGCTTATCACTACTATGAGAAACGAAGCAGCGACATTGTCACggctaataataatattaatattataaatcgTTATATTATTGagttaaatatgttaaattatttaataatttttaattattaattttgtataaaaataactGCGAGTAAgctttattattaaatttataaaattttagttttaactCACATTATTTTTGAGTAAACACCATAATtagtttttaacaaattttacatTGAACActttagttttattattattctaaaaaatattattatcagaCTAATTAATCCTATTTTAAAATGATGGAGAACTCATTTTGTTTTATGGAAATAACTAtcaagaatttataaaaaaataaaaatttattaaaaattaaaatatcttatttaaaatttttgaaaaaagaataaatttatccCTGACTTTTTGGTTCGTAGATAGTTAAATCTCTGgagatttaaaaatacatttaagtgtttgacttttttaaaatttggataCATTGATCCCTGGATCTAATTTGTTTCATTTTAAAAACTCTCTCACGTGTGCATCCGTATCAACCAAGTCAGTACAACGAGAACTACATTTGATTTTTCTGTTGGGTTTGACAAACCCAAGTGAATATCAAAGATCGATATATCTACATTTTAAAAAAGTCAGcaacttaaatttattttcaaattttcgagaTCTTAAATATCAATGGATCAAAAAGTCAATAAcctatttattctttttatacaaatttctaATGATCATTTGAGTGTTTGCTATAGTTTTTTTATGCTGATTGGTGGCATTACGAAACTACTTTTTAGTTCAACTTATTGATATAGTAAATACCTAGTATTATTCACTTGAcattttttcctttcaaaatgtatttcatactttttttccctctttaatTAAGTTTCCAAACCTCTTTAATTCTTATTTCGAAAAGGAATTTCGCAATATGCTATGCATACGAAAAATAACCAAATGCCACGAGAAAACTTCAATATGTATCACAACAATATTAGTTGATAGCTTTCATAACAAACTTTCACTTGTTAGTTTCCACTTTTTGGCGTATATATACAAGAGGAAAACACAATACAACCACCAACTCTCctcacttaatttttttaaaaagtaaaataaaataaaataaaagaaccacaacaattttctttttcactaaAATTATACCGCACTGAAAAACACTAGAGTTTATTATGTATGAGCATTTCATATGTTAGATGATGGAAGTGGTGCTTTCTTGTTGgcacttttcttttttctccatAATTTCTTCCACAAACTTCCACTGCCCTGTTTCTTTGCAGGAACAATGGCCAAAGAATTAACAGCATCCTCATCGTCATTGCCTTTAGTTCCATTCAAAACTAAAATCTTTTCCAGGGTCTCTATATTGCCAGGAATGTTGGAGTGAGTTGTTTTGCCATCACTTTCTTTCGAAACCTTGGCCTTACTATCATCTTCGGCCAGCATTTGATCGAGCAGGGATCGATTTTTCACTCTCATATCTTTCTCGAGGGCAGGACTTGGACCCACATGCGAGGTATTGGCTGGTGCCGTGTTGGTAACTGCATTAGCAATGGCATTGTCAAAAAGAGCTGCATCCTTTGGTGCAGCTATCGCCTTCAACTGCTTTCCAAGGTTAAGAATGGTTTCTTGACACTCGGCCAGCTTCTCTGAAGCAGCTGTTATCTCCCAATCCTGCAGGAATTTATCAACACTCCTTAACTAAATGCCAGTGATGCACAACAGTGATCGTACACAAGCATAAATGAtactttaatttgtttattattcTAATAACTAAACTCCAATGGGGCTTTATCTTCAATGCTTTTAAGGGCGTGTTTGCAAGTTGGAGCTTTGGAAGAATGAATTTGGTCTTTGGGAAAGCAAAAACTACTTCACTCTACACCTCCAggtcttccctttccctccaAAATCGAAAACACCCCCTAAGGGAACTGATGGTTAGTTCATTCCATATTGATACTAAAACTTTGCTAGTTTTGTACACCagcaagaaatttaaagagtGGTTAGTTCATTCCATATTGATACTAAAACTTTGCTAGTTTTGTACACCagcaagaaatttaaagagtGGTTAGTTCATTCCATATTGATACTAAAACTTTGCTAGTTTTGTACACCagcaagaaatttaaagagtGGTTTGTGAAGGTTCTATTGACTGGTCTTGAATGAAGTCTAATGTATCAAtataagagaaaaaagagaacagTGGTGGTATTTCTCTCTGCAAAGCAATTCATACAAATTATAGCAACATGAATGAAGTGTTCTATCACTCACCTATCTAACAGTTTCTTATTTATGAATATAAGTTTATAGGAGGAGTCCATGCTAAAACAGAGGATAAAGTGAATACTCCATTGACAATAGGAACCAACATCACGATGGAAACAGAAACAATTCATGTGACCTCAATCAGATATGACATATTTGTTCTGATTCCTTGCAAAATGAAAAAGACATAGATCCAATTTGTATACTTCCTCCTCATCAAACCAGAAAATATCTTTTTGATAAGTTCATATTCTCAGCTTATTCAAATTAGTTATATATCAGACTATTTCTGGCATAGCAACAGTAAATATTCAACAGAATGCATCCCATGGAGTTGCACAAAGCACCACACTCCACCAAAGGTTCtccaattaataattaaaagcgATTGCCCTCATTAATATCTTAATACCATTAAGCGacaaatttgaattttagacgAATTATGCTTCAGCTAGATTATTTATTCCTATCTTAAGTAACAACTAACAAGGCTATCTTGTGAACTTGTCCTCTATACTGTTTGCATTATCCTTCTTGTATTGTGAGTATTATTTCTTCGTTTATCCAGAAAAAGAATGCTTTAGCTTGATTAAATTATCTCAAGTGGCACTAACAATCAAACTGTGAGTCTGtgacaaaacacaaaaaacaaatagaatgaaaagaacTTACAGTTCGCAGTGGCTTATCTTTATGGTCAATAGCATTGTTTGAGCAGTTCTTTGACATGCTGAAAAAAGAGAGATCTGATGTGTGACACTCCTCAAATACAATTAAAAgctaaatattcaaaatatcaTATTGAAAGAAACATTTATAGATTGACACCTTTCAAGATGGAGCTGCAATTCAAGACATCTGGTCTCTAAGTCTTCACAACAGTGAGTTTTGTTCTCCAGTTCCACTTCTAATGTGAAAACCTTGTGATAAGCCTCTTTCAATTCAGCTTCTTTATGCTGTACATCGAGATCTGAATTTGCCAATTTGAGCTTTTTTATTTGACCCTCAAGTACTGCATTTGATTCTTTTAAGCTTTGTAAATCTGATGTCAAGCTGGTAATAGTTTTCTCAGATTCTTGGAGTTGACTTATTAATGATTCAATCCTGTCAGTAGCTGATTTAAGTCTCCCTTCCAAGGCTCCCTTTTGAGATTCAGCACTGACcaatttatctttaatattttttaattcttctttcTCGGCATAATACATCTCTCCAGTATGTAGATCATCACCACCAGCAGTAGTTACTTGAGGCAACTTATCTGCCCCTGTAAAAAGACTTGCCTCTGCTTCACTTTCACTTCGGGTCTCGTCCCAATCAAATTGTTTCTTGATGGCATCCCTCATACTAGAAACATCCTGGATCGAAAAGCAGTGATTCATAATCCAATCCAAAGCTGTTGTTAATTCCTCAGCAAATTTTCCATGATCCGCCTTGCCATTCAGTAAATCATAACATACATGGAGAAAATGTTGCAAAACGTTAGCTAGTTCTGAAGTTTTCCACTGGAAAACACGGACCATGTATCCTGTTGGCATTCCTAGAACCTTATGTGAAAGATTATTCCCATCTCTTCCGCACAAGGGATCCAAACCATCATAATCCACAGCAGGCACACTGATTCCTTCAATGAGCTCAACTATCTTGCCTATCAATTTACTCAGATCTGCCTCAGACTGTTCTTTCACTATCTTTATTGATGAGATATCAGCATCATTTACATCACTAGATGGATCAATAAGACCAGATCCTTTGGTTGGATCAAAGACAAGTAGATCTGGATTATTCAGATGCCTCAaagctactctaacatcctcaaATATATCATCAAGGGTTTTATGAGTGATGCAACTCTGCTCCAAGACCAATTTTACTATTTCATGAAGCCATCCAGGAACATTAcctttcaaaatatcaatggaagaGGTTTCCTGATTAGACACTGACACATTAGAAATGCGAGCAGGCACTCGAACGATCTCCTTACCTGATGCATCAAAGGTAGAATCATCCATCCCAGTATCTGAAAAACCATTAATTTCATTAACTCCTTTTGAGGAAGCATGAGACATTTCAGGGGCTTTTTCAACAGAGACTATTGCTAATTTTTCCATTTCAAGGAAGTCATCCATAAGATTTATGTCTGAAGCTCCAACACTTCTGCATGACTGTGACTCCTTCTGCTTATTGCTTTTGAAGTTTTCCAATTCTGAAATCAAGGCAGAAGCCCAAGATTCAGCACAGCTAGCCTTGTCATCGCTGCCATTGTCAGACATTGATGCCAAAGAGAACTCATGTAATGCTAGGTTACTTCGAGGCTTCTCTAAGTTTAAGTGGCTTCTAGGCGAATCTCCAATCTGTGACTCCAGTTGCAAAAGTTTTGAAGCTGTGCGAGAAAGCATTACTCTTGAGAATTGTAGCTCACTCATTTTCCTATTTAGGGATTCTTTCAGagtcttgttctcttcttcaacAGCAGATAGCTGCTCTGTCAATGTACTGATTCTTCTACCAGGAGTCTCAGGAGAACTGTCAATAGAAGATTCAACCATCAAACTGCTGGTTGAGTTCAACCTCGTCCTTCTCGTTTCAAATGAATCCCGTCCCAAAACTTcaacttcatttttcatttttgccaGGGCAGCAGGACCTGGTAATCGTTTCCGAACCAGAAGCCGCAGCCTCTGACATTCTGATTCTAATTTggcaatttttttaacattctctAAGTGCTGTCTGTGAGAAACATCAGCCGTCCGGCGATTAAACTCTCTCT
This genomic window from Arachis duranensis cultivar V14167 unplaced genomic scaffold, aradu.V14167.gnm2.J7QH unplaced_Scaffold_120999, whole genome shotgun sequence contains:
- the LOC107472059 gene encoding filament-like plant protein 7 — encoded protein: MDHKPWPWRKKSSEKITVTTDNTNLASKENQEVQALLADKEELEKDLKRLNDKLTSAISDCNAKGELLKKQTKIAQEATAGYEKAKAEVLSMKHDFDEALQQRLIYEERVVHLDGALKECMQQLRFVREEQGRRVHDAVMKASKEFEKERMVLEEQLSEVGKWLAKAETENSHLNKSILAKENLIEDLKRQLNQAEANHNALMIKLDSIEKENASFKYEVRVLEKELEIRNEEREFNRRTADVSHRQHLENVKKIAKLESECQRLRLLVRKRLPGPAALAKMKNEVEVLGRDSFETRRTRLNSTSSLMVESSIDSSPETPGRRISTLTEQLSAVEEENKTLKESLNRKMSELQFSRVMLSRTASKLLQLESQIGDSPRSHLNLEKPRSNLALHEFSLASMSDNGSDDKASCAESWASALISELENFKSNKQKESQSCRSVGASDINLMDDFLEMEKLAIVSVEKAPEMSHASSKGVNEINGFSDTGMDDSTFDASGKEIVRVPARISNVSVSNQETSSIDILKGNVPGWLHEIVKLVLEQSCITHKTLDDIFEDVRVALRHLNNPDLLVFDPTKGSGLIDPSSDVNDADISSIKIVKEQSEADLSKLIGKIVELIEGISVPAVDYDGLDPLCGRDGNNLSHKVLGMPTGYMVRVFQWKTSELANVLQHFLHVCYDLLNGKADHGKFAEELTTALDWIMNHCFSIQDVSSMRDAIKKQFDWDETRSESEAEASLFTGADKLPQVTTAGGDDLHTGEMYYAEKEELKNIKDKLVSAESQKGALEGRLKSATDRIESLISQLQESEKTITSLTSDLQSLKESNAVLEGQIKKLKLANSDLDVQHKEAELKEAYHKVFTLEVELENKTHCCEDLETRCLELQLHLESMSKNCSNNAIDHKDKPLRTDWEITAASEKLAECQETILNLGKQLKAIAAPKDAALFDNAIANAVTNTAPANTSHVGPSPALEKDMRVKNRSLLDQMLAEDDSKAKVSKESDGKTTHSNIPGNIETLEKILVLNGTKGNDDEDAVNSLAIVPAKKQGSGSLWKKLWRKKKSANKKAPLPSSNI